One Legionella lansingensis genomic region harbors:
- a CDS encoding AI-2E family transporter — MKESAIKRIPMGWEVKILAFLAIIFIFYIGHPILFPLLLSFFLYVILNPIVDILELIRVPRFLATGIITIALFGLISLGITFLTEPAKQWINQAPEKLDVVEQKFSFIRKPMVRISELFKKAEEITEFKKEKQIEIQPISPSIGYSLFDLTTNVILIIFLTIGFLFFLLIYLKTIFEKLDKIISQRQTKLKNHFFLSVGQEISIYLLTFTIICVCLGITVGMILWLLGIPNAALWGVMVIFLNFIPYIGPSIGIVVIFFVSLLTFDSYFQILLPPLLYLLLCTLEGQIITPILLGHRLNINPLIVFFSIVFWAWLWGISGALLSVPLLSLFKIIIEHIPSSSKYSLLLEK, encoded by the coding sequence ATGAAAGAATCAGCCATAAAGCGAATTCCAATGGGATGGGAAGTAAAAATATTAGCTTTTCTCGCTATAATCTTCATTTTTTATATCGGCCATCCTATCTTATTCCCTCTTCTGCTCTCGTTTTTTTTATATGTAATACTGAACCCAATAGTGGATATTTTAGAGCTTATTCGTGTTCCGAGATTCTTAGCTACTGGAATTATCACCATCGCACTTTTTGGGTTAATTAGCTTGGGTATTACTTTTCTTACGGAACCCGCAAAACAGTGGATAAATCAAGCTCCCGAAAAATTAGACGTCGTAGAACAAAAATTTTCCTTTATCAGGAAACCAATGGTCAGGATTAGCGAGCTCTTCAAAAAAGCAGAAGAAATTACTGAGTTTAAGAAAGAAAAACAAATTGAGATCCAACCGATAAGCCCGAGTATTGGTTATTCTTTATTCGATTTAACCACGAATGTTATTCTGATTATTTTTCTAACAATTGGCTTCTTATTTTTCTTACTCATCTATTTAAAAACGATTTTTGAGAAGCTAGACAAAATCATCAGCCAGAGACAAACGAAGCTAAAGAATCATTTTTTCCTCTCTGTTGGGCAAGAAATCTCTATCTATTTGCTTACTTTTACAATCATCTGTGTCTGCTTAGGTATAACAGTGGGAATGATATTGTGGCTCCTAGGTATTCCTAATGCCGCGCTTTGGGGGGTCATGGTTATCTTTCTTAATTTTATTCCCTATATAGGACCCTCAATTGGCATTGTAGTTATCTTTTTTGTTTCTCTTTTAACGTTCGATTCTTATTTTCAGATCCTCCTGCCTCCGCTGCTTTATTTGTTACTGTGCACCTTAGAGGGCCAAATAATCACGCCAATATTGCTAGGCCATCGTCTGAATATCAATCCCTTAATTGTATTTTTTAGTATTGTTTTTTGGGCGTGGCTTTGGGGGATAAGTGGTGCATTGCTATCCGTTCCACTGTTAAGCCTATTTAAAATTATTATTGAACATATACCTTCTTCATCTAAATACAGTTTATTATTGGAAAAATAA
- a CDS encoding AraC family ligand binding domain-containing protein produces the protein MKVIFKDQTTERKNSDRCIVTEYPIGAPHIDFAVVKIKGRYPDNRRTTNLVCQEIVYVHFGHGRVVVNEQETQLNAGDVVLIEAGEKYFWEGNMELFISCRPAFHIDQHQLVD, from the coding sequence ATGAAAGTGATATTCAAAGACCAGACGACAGAAAGAAAAAATAGTGATCGCTGTATTGTCACAGAATACCCAATTGGAGCGCCACACATTGACTTTGCAGTGGTAAAGATTAAAGGACGTTATCCAGACAATAGAAGAACAACAAATCTGGTTTGCCAGGAAATCGTTTATGTGCATTTTGGACACGGAAGGGTGGTTGTTAATGAACAAGAAACTCAACTAAATGCCGGGGACGTTGTATTAATCGAAGCCGGTGAAAAATATTTTTGGGAAGGAAACATGGAGTTATTTATTTCCTGCAGACCGGCATTTCATATCGATCAACATCAATTGGTTGACTAA
- a CDS encoding GNAT family N-acetyltransferase has product MRRTPQETIQKLINERYSEARAVFWSGSVSCEKGTEVSDLDLVIVYETLPNAYREAFVYRGWPIDAFVHDRESLRYFFEESRKNSGISGLVQMVLSGKEMTPISSFSKHIREEAYSYLKQGPASWDKDKIDKERFLITDALEDILYPKSYDEQIASASWLFEALSQFYFRAQNKWCASGKSIIRFLHQDNSELAKEFSESFNQVFKVGDATHLKKLVEKILQPYGGFLWDGYYSDAPQEAKMPEPITLAKGNDYVICLEERTNPEITAILSDGLKAYNEEVIGTYDHFPFTLYIQSTDKSTVLAGCYGDITRENCYVDCIWVHPDSRKKGLGRKLMEKLEAFVRQKDCQVITIETAEFQAKTFYEQLGYSVVSMTEHNCFLGFNVYLMRKFL; this is encoded by the coding sequence ATGCGCCGTACACCCCAGGAAACAATCCAAAAATTAATTAATGAACGTTACTCTGAAGCACGTGCTGTTTTTTGGTCGGGTTCTGTTTCTTGTGAGAAAGGAACTGAAGTATCGGATTTAGACTTGGTTATCGTTTATGAAACACTCCCTAATGCTTATCGTGAAGCGTTTGTTTATAGGGGTTGGCCAATCGATGCTTTTGTACATGACAGAGAATCTCTTCGCTATTTTTTTGAAGAATCAAGAAAAAATTCCGGAATTTCAGGATTAGTTCAGATGGTTTTATCCGGGAAAGAGATGACGCCAATATCCTCCTTTTCAAAACATATCAGAGAAGAGGCTTATTCTTACTTAAAACAAGGACCTGCCTCTTGGGATAAAGATAAAATTGATAAAGAGCGTTTTTTAATTACGGATGCCTTAGAAGATATTTTGTATCCCAAGTCTTACGATGAGCAAATTGCTTCTGCATCTTGGCTTTTCGAAGCATTGTCTCAGTTTTATTTTAGAGCCCAAAATAAATGGTGCGCAAGCGGTAAATCAATCATTCGTTTTCTGCATCAAGACAATTCTGAGTTAGCAAAAGAGTTTTCAGAGAGTTTTAATCAAGTTTTTAAGGTGGGTGATGCAACTCACTTGAAAAAATTGGTTGAAAAAATACTACAGCCTTATGGTGGTTTTCTTTGGGATGGCTATTACTCTGATGCACCTCAGGAAGCTAAAATGCCAGAGCCCATCACTTTAGCAAAAGGCAATGACTATGTGATTTGTTTAGAAGAACGGACAAACCCTGAAATTACAGCCATTTTATCTGATGGGCTGAAGGCCTATAACGAAGAAGTTATCGGAACCTACGATCATTTTCCATTTACCCTCTACATACAGTCTACCGACAAATCCACTGTTTTAGCAGGTTGTTATGGGGATATCACTCGAGAAAATTGCTATGTGGATTGCATTTGGGTTCATCCTGATTCTAGAAAAAAAGGGTTAGGCCGCAAACTCATGGAGAAGCTTGAAGCCTTTGTAAGACAAAAGGATTGCCAAGTGATTACGATTGAGACAGCCGAATTTCAGGCAAAAACATTCTACGAGCAACTTGGATATTCTGTTGTATCCATGACAGAGCATAATTGCTTTTTGGGTTTCAACGTTTATTTGATGAGAAAATTTCTATGA
- a CDS encoding integrase, producing MGQVNMDLYLKIQRIRYQRGNRALKKRILDEFCETHHYHRKAAARLLRQLPISDKSPKKVGKKKTYDPSILLEPLKKIWLGTDQMCGKRLKRALPLWLPHYQNHYEPLAAEISSQLLTMSAATIDRLLKPVKTRYGKGLSGTKPGSILRNQIPVNTNQWNTNEVGFMEADSVAHCGASLAGDFVWSITLTDIFSGWTEMRATWNKGAHGVLGGIQDIEKNLPFEIKGFDCDNGSEFLNWHLIHYFTERDPQKAVQFTRSRPYKKDDNAHVEQKNWTHVRQLFGYHRFGNPKLVELMNDLYSNEVSLLFNFFYPCIKLIDKVRIQSRVIKKYDQPQTPYQRLMTSNGLTLAQKTKLQETFNTLDPFDLQKKIQKKLKLIFRLVNIQHVKQRKAL from the coding sequence ATGGGGCAAGTGAATATGGATTTGTATCTAAAAATACAGCGTATCCGCTATCAACGAGGCAATAGAGCGTTAAAAAAACGCATTCTGGATGAATTTTGCGAGACGCATCATTATCATCGCAAAGCAGCAGCTCGTTTATTAAGACAGTTACCCATTTCTGATAAAAGTCCGAAGAAAGTTGGAAAAAAGAAGACCTATGACCCATCCATATTGCTGGAGCCTTTAAAAAAGATATGGCTTGGCACGGATCAGATGTGTGGTAAACGATTAAAGAGAGCTCTTCCCTTATGGTTACCTCATTATCAAAATCATTATGAGCCTTTAGCGGCGGAGATATCCTCTCAACTGCTAACCATGAGCGCTGCTACAATTGATCGCTTACTCAAGCCTGTTAAAACTCGCTATGGAAAAGGCTTAAGTGGAACAAAGCCTGGAAGTATTCTCAGGAATCAAATTCCAGTCAATACGAATCAGTGGAATACTAACGAAGTGGGTTTTATGGAGGCCGACAGCGTTGCGCATTGTGGAGCATCACTAGCCGGTGATTTTGTTTGGTCTATTACGCTGACGGATATTTTCAGTGGCTGGACAGAAATGCGGGCCACTTGGAATAAAGGAGCTCATGGTGTCTTGGGGGGTATTCAAGACATAGAAAAAAATTTACCTTTTGAAATCAAAGGGTTTGATTGTGATAACGGCTCAGAGTTTCTCAATTGGCATCTCATTCATTATTTTACTGAGCGGGACCCACAAAAAGCGGTTCAATTTACTCGCTCTCGTCCTTATAAAAAAGACGATAATGCACATGTTGAACAAAAGAACTGGACTCATGTGCGTCAACTGTTTGGTTATCATCGTTTTGGTAATCCAAAGCTCGTTGAGCTTATGAATGACTTATATTCTAACGAAGTCTCCTTGTTATTTAATTTTTTCTATCCTTGCATTAAGCTCATTGACAAAGTACGAATTCAATCCCGTGTAATCAAAAAATATGATCAACCCCAAACGCCCTATCAGCGACTGATGACGTCGAATGGTCTTACTCTCGCTCAGAAAACAAAATTACAAGAGACCTTTAATACACTCGACCCGTTTGACTTGCAAAAAAAGATTCAAAAAAAGCTAAAATTAATATTTAGATTAGTGAATATTCAACATGTAAAACAAAGAAAGGCTCTTTAA